The Glycine max cultivar Williams 82 chromosome 17, Glycine_max_v4.0, whole genome shotgun sequence genome contains the following window.
tattttaagtatattattgaaatataatattttaaaactttttatgggtcaatttttgttttgtaaagtgtttaatctattttgttttttggtttttaagttttatgtccattaaatattaacaatttttacatattatacatgttatctttgttttttaagtaatatatattttttaaaattttattattgttgatgtgatttattattattattttgtttattacattaaaactgCAAATCAGACTACATTATGGGTCATGATTAATGTgaataaaatgacaaaatttcAATGTTTGAGATACAAATATAGAACTTTTTTAGGTGATTGTTTAGTTGGCACACTTCAATTTACTTAAGATCACCAAAACTAAGGCCAACACAAGAAGAAGAATCATTATTGCAACTTTTAGATTCACTCTCAAGTATGTGAAGGAACAATTTTAGGATTCAAAAGTTTTGTTGTGTGCAATGCCATAGTCAGGTGGTTCCATAGGGTGCATGTGTGCACCATTACAAAGGGTGTGATAGCTTGTAAGGGAAGGTTTAACATTATGAATGTGAATAAGGATAAAAGGGCACCCTAATTAGTAGGGGAACATTTGTGGTTCTAAATCCAAAAGCTTCCATCTCTCTATCTTTAATTTGTTCATCTTTAGGAGGATTCACTCAATCTTGTGAGCATTTTGGTGCCCTCGTAATAAATATCAATATCCTTCTTTCACAAAAGCATAATACAAATATGTCTCTTTgcaaacatttttcattttttcatcttAGGTTCTCAAATATATTAGTAAGAATCTGTGTAGCTTAAGATTGAGGAAGTGGAAGGAAAAAATTAGCTAATCCCATGCGTGTTCTATAACAAAAAGTTCCATAATTATCAAACTCTTGGGGACATCAAAATGctcaaaagaaagaacaaatcaTCTCcagtataaaaaaaagaggtgaaTGCTTTTGGGTTTAGCACCACAAATGCTCCCTTGCAAGCTAGGGCACCCTTTTATCCATATTCACATTCATACATGTCAAACCTTCCTTTCCAAGCTAGAACACCCTTTTATAATGGTGCACATGACATGCACCCCTTGGCCCCACCTTGCTATGGCATTAACCAAGGGCTTTTCTTCCCAACATCTCCATCGATTGCTCAGAGTGAATCTAAAAGAGTCGTGGTTGGTTCTTCTTCTAGTGTTGGTGTTGGTTTTGGTGATCTTCAGGGAAGTCCAAGtgattcaaataaatatttacattcaAAAGTTCTAGATTTGTCTCTAAAACTTTAAAGTTTTGTCATCTTGGACACTTTTTGATCACATAATATAGTTTGATTTgtagtttcattttattttgctattgcatctttttgttattattttctagAAGGAATCAAATATTTTTCCCTTTGTACACTCTAGCCCTTGTGATTACTCCATTGTTATCACAATAGAGATCAATCGAGCCTGCGATGCTAAGAATAACATCAAGTTCAATAATAAACTTCTTCATCCAAACATCCTTCTTAGTTGCACCCAGGGCAACTATATATACTCAACCTTTGTAGTAGAGTTGGCAAGAAGATTGTGTACAAAGGgaacaaatatttgattttttcttcaatatatttattcatccttgaaaataagaACACAGAcacaactgaaaaataaaaatgaacctACAAATCAAAATACATCATGTGATCAAATGTGtctaaaatgacaaaaattcaaaatttcaaagacAAATCCAAAACTTTTGGACATGAATCTTTATTTGACTCACTTAGACTTCCTTAAAGATCACCAAAACTAGTATCACCACCAATGACTCTGTTTAGATTCTAAGCAATAAATGGAGATGTTGTGAAGGAAAAGCCTTTGTTAATGTCATAACAAAGTGGTGCCATGGGGTGCATGTCATGTGCACCATTATAAAAGGGTATCCTAGCTTGGAAGGGAAGGTTTGACATGTATGAATGTGAATACAAATAAAAGGGTGTCATAGCTTGCAAGGGAATATTTGTGGGTCTAAATCCAAAAGCATTTATCTCCTACTCTTTTTTATCCTTGAGAGGATCTCCTCTTTCTTGTGAGTATTTTGATGCCTCGAAAGAGCTTGATAATTATGGAACTTTTTGTTGCAAAACACACATGTAATAAACTAATTCTCTTCTTTCACTTTTTTGATTCTGAGCTACACAAATTCTCTTACTAACATATTTGAGAACCTAGGAtaaaaagaagatgaaaatgtTTGCAAAGAGAAATGTTTGTGTTATGtttttgtgaaaggagaaaGGGGTATTTATTAAGAGACAAGTGAACATTATGGCTACATTAGAAGGAAAATATATGTGGACAAATCGCCTCATGTTTGACATGGTAATGAAATTAAAgaatgcaacaaaaaaaaatgaaaataaaagaaaattatggaTTTGATGAGCGAGGTCATTGACTATGTGCAAAAGTATTGGAAGATGATGCCTATTACTATAATATATCTAGTGTACATTGTCTAATAGGTTTGTATCATAACgatatttgtaaaatttatgttgattaaagtatttttgtttgtaaaaaaaataagaatttgatACTGGATActttaatgtataaaataatatttaatcaaattaatatttttaaagaagttAACTTTTGAAGTtcgtattattttttcaattcaaacatgtataatgattgattaagaaacaaaatcatgctaatatatataaaagaaacttaCTCATTTTACATTAGCTGATATTGATAACAAGAATTTGAAATAGACCCTtcaaactaaattaataataatttttttaaaggactCAAAACTTTACATAAACTTTTTCATTGATTTGTCCcaatttcaaaatattcaaCTTTTAAAAGAATTCATGTGTGGAACGATCACCTTCTCCTAAATTTTAcctataaaaaagttaaaggacTCACACTCTATAAAGTTTATCTTATGATTACACATtatgtgatatattttttacaatatcatCTAGTCATACGTATCATATAATTGAAACACACAGACATACATTTTATGTATGCcatcaaaataaattgatttatttattcattttagaaTTAGTATCTTATAATTATATTCTCATTTAGTCACatatttgaattactttaaatttaaaagttgagaattaatatattattattattattattattattcaacatTCTCTTAATAGTTTTCTAAAATTGTTGCATTTATGACTTTGTTAACACTAGGAAAataatggtaaattttttttaccgaTTTAATGgtaaaaattagtaatttatttaatatttatacaatttaGTCTCAAAAGCTTAAAGTTACTATTTTTTAGTTCCTCCGTTAAGAGAAGGATTTAAAAACAagtaatttaaaactaatttttttctttctaaaaatacATTCAAAGACTAACATGaggaattttagaattttaagaactaaattttataaagatGCATATTTAAAGACTGAACTAAATAGCTTACTACTTTCAGTAACATTTaactcttacttttatttttctttagatTTTAGACCACAGGTATATTTTGAGGCTTGAATATATACTTGAAATTACTAGTTAAACTATAATAATCTCATATAAGTTACTTGAATATATACTTGAAATTACTAGTTAAACTATAATAATCTCATATAAGTTAATTCATGTGATTTCTGATAATAGGATTATTCTCAGTCAAAACAATTTTACTTgaagtttaaacttaaaattctAACAATCCTATGCTAATTAATTCACATGCTTAGTGGTAGGATGATTATCTTTGTTTATCATTagataaaatttcattaaattcacaaattcatacataagaatcgtaaaataaaaaaaataataaaaaaggataagtAGTTACTTTGATCCTTGTACTTTGCATTTGGTGGCAATTTGATCCCTATACTTTGGAAATGATCAATTTAGTTCACAAAAGTACAAATGTTGTGACAAATTAGTCCAAGCATCAAGTGTCCTTCGTTTCCTTTAACATTAAGTACATATGTGACATGCTGTTACTGACAAGGCAAACATTCCACGTTAGCGCATAGTGTTTTGGACTAAAATGTTGGTGAATTTTTTTaccattgattttaaaatttacttagtTAACACCTATTTTAAGAAGAAATTTATTCTTCTTGATTTCGTTCTAATAGGCCCTtatgaaacaacaaaatggTCCCAACAAATATAACTAAATGGAAAAATGGTCCACGGAAGATCATGTTGCTGCAAAAGCATCACTGCCGACATCATTATCGACATAGCGACAATAAATGCCACATGGAGAACCAAACGATGTATTTCCTATTTTACCCTTCCCTCTCTTTCTCCTCCCATTGCAAACCATCACCTTGTGGCTCCCAAATTGCAGTCATTGCCAATGCCAATATCTTTGTGCCTCCCCCGTTGAAACCACCACGATAAGTGGTTGTTTGGTTAGTTCAAAACCTTTGTTGTATATGATGTTAAAGATTAAACAATTTGTAATACAAATACATTATAGATTGGTCGATTCGTAATGCACTTTTTTGCATTACAAATTGACCAATCCGTAACTATATCACGGAGGTGACATGGTGAAGTCACACATGAATTTGGTGTGGAGGGGGCTTGTGCAAGGTGGAGGGAGGTATTAACGGTTTGTTTGTGTAGATCAAGGTGATGTGACACACAATTGATGATGTCGTGGTTGGGTGGAAAGAGTGGATCTGGTGGAAGGAGGTGACAACATGAcaaggagggaagaaaaagTGAGTGGTGATGGTTGCACGTGGTGAAGGATCAAGGAGGAGGTGACTTTTGTTCTGGAAGAAGAtggatgaaaaacatattttttaaaatagaattggaGTGTCCAGTTCAACCAAAAACAGTTCAGGTGATCGATTCGAAGActctaaaaaatttaagtatttcaAAATTGGTGACAATCAATCAAGAACTGATATAGAGAATCAAggttcaatcaatttttttaaattattttttagttttatttttttatttaacctaaGATATATttgagataaataaaaatacattcttaaatattttacataaatattaactattttctcaactattattaattatatcttatgaaacatataatttagtcatttatattaatttataattatttagatcctaatttttattaattatcaattactttattacttaaaatattatataatattaaaaaaatataaaatcagttGAACCACGTCTTAATTACCTAAAAAAGAGATATTAGAAAATTTGGGATGAaccaaataaaaagtaaaatgcgGTAAATAATTGACTGAAAAAGTgcggtaaaaagaaaaaagtagtaCTATTATGATCCACGGTTCTGACGCGGAAAGGAAAAGAGGCCAACATGGTCATTTGGTGAAATGTCGAAATTAGCAGGAGCAAGCGAGGTTGACTGACTTGGCatattcatataatcatattctGAACTGTTTTTTCAGTTTCGCTATTCCACTCTGCTGTGTGCGTGTGGTCGGTCACTGCAAACGCAAAAACCAGAACATTCTCTTCAGCTTAACCCTTCTTTTTCGATGGTAAGGTTTCCCTTCGATTCTCGCTAACCTCCTTTTCACCGATCCCAATTCCATTTCCCCTTTGCAACCAATTAGGGCTATTCCTCTTTTTCCGCGTTCCCAATTCGTTGCTTACGTGTCTTCCTCGCGCGATTCACTAACCCTTGCTTTTGTTTTCGCAATTTTTTGCAGGCTAATCGGCACACGATTATTCTTATGCAGACCTCGCAGAACAGAGCAACTAGGACGTTCATGGATTATGAATCCATAACTCAGGCCATGGATGGTATTAACTATAGTTAATACTTGTACTATAGTCGTagttctattttttcatttttttttttaattttggctcgtgctattgttttttcttgatTCACTGTAGATAGATAAATAGATGCTTGTGttcttgcttttcttttttctgaatTTGCATGCAAATTTGATTTCATAAATTGAAAAGGACAGAGTGTAATTTGGCActggtattttgtttttgagttgtgctgttaaattaaaattctgtttttgtGGTTggaagttgtatttttttttttttttgtggtttaaATCGGCTAGGATTCTTACCAGTCACTACTACTAAGCATGTGAATCTGTTGGTGTTCACTGTCTCCTTGAGCAGGAATATGGCACTAATCTAAGTTTGATGACTTAATGTGCATGTGCTGCTTGAATAGATTGAACAACGACCAAATTCTTTTGAGGATAATTCCAGATGACTTGTTGCTAACCTTCTTAGGGGTCTATAAAGTATTATGCTTTTCCCATAAGATTGGCTTTATCTGCTTACCTTAAAGCTTTGCctatgtaacatttttttttgttttatttgtgaCTTTTCTCTAATGCACCTATGTGAATCTCACCTTAGCTACTTTGGTTTGGGCGTGTTTGACAAGACCAGTCGAAACCCTGTTGTAATGCTGATGATCATAGACCAAGAACCCAAGGCAACAGATTGCTGTTCCCTGTCTTCTTAATTTTGTACTCTTACCAAACCTTTTTACCTTTGTGACAGTAATTTGAATTCATCCCATTAAAACTCTTGCTTGAATTTGCTCTAGAGCCCATCGTATGCAGGTTTTGTTCATGGCACCTGGACAGGCACCAAATTCTAACCCCTTAGCCCCCTCCTATTTCTTGAAAATCCTCATTGCAAGCTAGAAATCGAATGCTGTTTAGCAATCTATCCCAATCTGTTGAAAGCTAGAAACTCTATTCAGCATACTGAACCATATCTGGGTAGCCTTGATGATTCATTGCAGCTTACTGAACCAGCATTTGGGCAATGCAATCAGCTGAAGAGAGCAATGGATCATGTTTTCTtgctattttgttggttcaagaATCAAATAAAGCCATGAACaccatttatttttacttttcatttaatgtgaatttcattttcatagAAAAGGTGTCACATTGTTTTTGCTTTTAAAGGAGTGTCCAGAAGTTATCAAATGTAGATAGACACACAAAAAACAGTGGTATGCATCTACGGCAAACTTAGAAATATAGCATGTTAGAAAGGTTACAAATAGATAACTGATACTTGCTGttgatataatttctttttctttttgtggtacAACTACAAGCTagtatgattttgttttttagtttttttttttatagatatttcATAGGGACTCattctatttttattgattCTTTTTATGGATCAATTTTTAgcattaaatatatgttttaatctTGTGCTTGTACAGGCATATGTGCACTGTATGAAAGGAAACTGAAGGAGTTGAACCCGACCATAAGAAATCTCTCGTATGACATTACTGATCTCTACAACTTCATAGATGGTCTTGCAGACATGAGTGCCCTAGTGTATGTCCCTCTTTCTCACTCTCAAAAATCATGTGCATGCATAGTTCATTAATTCAGTCAGTTTTCTTTAAAtctaattttcatttgaaagGCACTCTCACTCTTGCAGTGCCCTAGTGTCAGCTTTGTTGATATTTCTGTTAATGGTTTAACTGATGTAGAGTGTTGACATCATTTTCCTCCATGAGTCGAGAAAATTAAGATTATGGGTGGAAAATTGGTAGCAATAACGAGTCTTAACAGAGTATCTT
Protein-coding sequences here:
- the LOC100812657 gene encoding enhancer of rudimentary homolog, with protein sequence MANRHTIILMQTSQNRATRTFMDYESITQAMDGICALYERKLKELNPTIRNLSYDITDLYNFIDGLADMSALVYDSSIHAYMPHDRQWIKQRTFQHLKKLAH